A part of Hydrogenispora ethanolica genomic DNA contains:
- a CDS encoding YaaR family protein, translated as MQIKINNTNAPESPPVETRIPGPGRTAEFTRALRDSDREHRRQICDQLLGKIDALSRELKNHPTPKGFMRYRSLVSSFMKEALSQSYEVRSETHWDRDGNRKSLVAVKRINTALEEMMDAVVQKEKSQIDLAAKFDQIRGWLLDLYV; from the coding sequence GTGCAGATTAAGATCAACAATACCAATGCGCCGGAGAGTCCGCCCGTGGAGACCCGGATTCCGGGACCGGGGCGGACCGCCGAGTTTACACGCGCTTTGAGAGATTCGGACCGCGAGCACCGTCGCCAGATCTGCGATCAGTTGCTGGGCAAGATCGATGCTTTGAGCCGTGAGCTTAAGAATCACCCGACCCCGAAAGGATTCATGCGCTATCGCAGTCTGGTCAGTTCCTTTATGAAAGAAGCCCTTTCGCAATCCTACGAAGTCCGCAGCGAGACCCATTGGGACCGGGACGGGAATCGGAAGAGTCTGGTCGCGGTGAAGCGGATCAATACGGCGCTGGAAGAGATGATGGATGCCGTGGTGCAGAAGGAAAAGAGCCAAATCGATTTAGCGGCCAAATTTGACCAGATCCGGGGCTGGTTGTTGGATTTATACGTTTGA
- a CDS encoding cyclic-di-AMP receptor, translating into MKLVIAMIQDQDANKLLGILSEHGYSATKLASTGGFLRQGNTTLLIGVEDQRVHELMELIKETSKSRKQLVTPLASVGRSLNNYMTEPVEVTVGGATVFVVAVEDFAKV; encoded by the coding sequence ATGAAACTCGTCATTGCCATGATCCAGGATCAGGACGCCAATAAGCTCCTCGGAATCCTCTCGGAACACGGTTATTCCGCGACCAAACTGGCCAGCACCGGCGGTTTTCTGCGCCAGGGCAACACCACGCTGCTCATCGGGGTGGAGGACCAGCGGGTCCATGAACTGATGGAGCTGATCAAAGAAACCTCCAAGTCCCGAAAACAGTTGGTCACCCCCCTGGCGTCGGTCGGACGTTCCTTGAACAACTATATGACCGAGCCGGTGGAAGTGACGGTCGGCGGCGCCACGGTTTTTGTGGTGGCGGTGGAAGATTTCGCCAAAGTATAA
- the holB gene encoding DNA polymerase III subunit delta', protein MAPFCVFSDIIGHKDIIRALTAAIATGRVGHAYLFLGPAGIGKKTLALAFATRLLCRGEAPGPDCGCPSCSRLRSGNHPDFTVIEAEGNSIKIEQLRELQHQVFFHPLLGERKVFFFPEAEQLTEAAANSFLKTLEEPPAGVHFLFTAVRPEYILPTIRSRCQTYQLFPVPAPEIAGWLMGKGYSAEAAEARSGVAEGIPGRALTVDGATLSAAKYGRIGELLDQDLLQLLKIANEFEKKERKEVLAILRNWEAQLREELLDLEAKPAAAPPQHIVMVARLEKLGQTIRWIESNVNLRLAVENFFIAVKTAGNPDHRLRRELV, encoded by the coding sequence ATGGCCCCGTTTTGCGTTTTTTCTGATATAATTGGGCATAAAGATATCATCCGGGCTCTGACCGCGGCCATCGCCACCGGACGCGTTGGACACGCCTACCTGTTTTTGGGTCCGGCGGGAATCGGCAAGAAGACGTTGGCCCTTGCCTTCGCGACCCGGCTGCTCTGCCGGGGCGAGGCTCCGGGACCCGATTGCGGATGCCCCTCTTGCAGCCGCTTGCGTTCGGGCAATCATCCCGATTTTACGGTGATAGAGGCGGAAGGGAACTCCATCAAGATTGAGCAGCTCCGGGAGCTTCAGCATCAGGTGTTCTTTCACCCCTTATTGGGGGAACGCAAGGTTTTTTTCTTCCCCGAGGCGGAACAATTGACGGAGGCCGCGGCCAACAGTTTTTTGAAAACCCTGGAGGAACCTCCGGCCGGGGTGCATTTTCTATTTACGGCAGTCCGGCCTGAATATATTCTGCCGACCATCCGGTCGCGCTGTCAGACGTATCAACTTTTTCCGGTACCCGCGCCGGAGATAGCCGGCTGGCTGATGGGCAAGGGTTATTCGGCGGAGGCGGCCGAAGCGCGCAGCGGAGTTGCGGAAGGGATTCCCGGGCGGGCGCTGACGGTTGACGGCGCGACACTGAGCGCGGCGAAATACGGCCGGATCGGCGAACTGCTGGACCAGGATTTATTACAGTTATTGAAGATCGCTAATGAATTTGAGAAGAAAGAGCGGAAAGAGGTCTTGGCTATCTTGCGGAACTGGGAAGCTCAGCTCCGGGAGGAATTGCTGGATCTGGAGGCAAAGCCGGCCGCTGCTCCGCCACAACATATCGTAATGGTCGCCAGATTGGAAAAATTGGGACAGACCATCCGCTGGATCGAGAGCAACGTCAATCTGCGCCTGGCGGTGGAGAACTTTTTTATCGCCGTGAAAACGGCGGGGAATCCGGATCATCGTTTACGAAGGGAATTGGTTTGA
- a CDS encoding 2-isopropylmalate synthase, with amino-acid sequence MMRQVQIFDTTLRDGEQSAGINLNVEEKLRVARQLARLNVDVIEAGFAIASPGDFEGVRAIAREVKGVTVCSLSRALKPDIDRAWEAVREAESPLIHTFIATSPIHMQYKLQKNPEQVLEMAVAAVRHARGLCPQVEFSAEDATRSEWDFLCRIFGAVIAAGATVINIPDTVGYIIPTEFGTMLRYIKEHTRGIEKVKLSVHCHNDLGLAVANSLAAVENGVDQVECTINGLGERAGNAALEEVVMALKTRAENFQAATRIHTEQLHRTSTLVSTLTGKPVQHNKAIVGSNAFAHEAGIHQDGILKNRMTYEIMTPESVGLSQTQLVLGKHSGRHAVKNRLEELGYTLSEPELDRAYEHFIELADKKKEVTDSDLEALVRNQVAMMKDRFELDYLHVSTGNSTIPTATVRLKADGALVEEAACGDGPIDAIYNAIDRITGIKVKLDEYSIKAVTSGQDALGESTVKVREDGHAYVGRGLSTDIIEASTLAYLHAVNKIAEKLKWAEVSNG; translated from the coding sequence ATGATGCGTCAGGTACAGATCTTTGATACTACGTTACGGGATGGTGAGCAATCCGCCGGAATAAACCTCAATGTGGAGGAGAAATTGCGGGTCGCCAGGCAATTGGCGCGATTGAACGTGGATGTGATCGAAGCGGGTTTCGCCATTGCCTCGCCGGGGGATTTCGAAGGCGTCCGGGCGATTGCCAGAGAAGTGAAAGGGGTAACCGTATGCTCGCTATCCCGGGCGCTCAAACCGGACATTGACCGGGCTTGGGAAGCGGTGCGGGAGGCCGAATCGCCCCTGATTCATACCTTTATCGCCACTTCCCCCATTCATATGCAGTATAAACTACAAAAAAATCCCGAGCAGGTATTGGAGATGGCGGTAGCCGCGGTCCGGCATGCCCGCGGTCTCTGCCCGCAAGTGGAATTTTCGGCCGAGGACGCCACCCGCAGCGAATGGGATTTTCTCTGCCGGATCTTCGGCGCGGTCATCGCGGCCGGCGCGACGGTGATCAACATCCCGGACACGGTGGGCTATATTATCCCGACCGAATTCGGAACGATGCTCCGGTATATTAAGGAACATACCCGGGGGATCGAAAAAGTCAAGCTCTCGGTACACTGCCATAACGACCTCGGCCTGGCGGTAGCCAACTCGCTGGCGGCGGTGGAGAACGGCGTCGATCAGGTGGAATGCACGATCAACGGTCTCGGGGAACGGGCCGGCAATGCCGCGCTGGAAGAAGTGGTAATGGCGCTTAAGACCCGCGCTGAGAATTTCCAGGCCGCAACCCGTATCCACACCGAGCAGCTCCACCGGACCAGCACTCTCGTGTCGACGTTGACCGGCAAGCCGGTGCAGCATAATAAGGCCATTGTCGGCTCCAATGCCTTCGCGCACGAGGCCGGCATCCATCAGGATGGCATCCTGAAGAACCGGATGACCTATGAGATCATGACTCCGGAGTCGGTTGGTCTGAGCCAGACCCAATTGGTGCTCGGAAAGCATTCGGGCCGACATGCGGTGAAGAACCGGCTGGAAGAATTGGGGTATACATTATCAGAACCTGAACTGGACCGGGCCTATGAACACTTCATCGAGCTGGCCGATAAGAAAAAAGAGGTTACGGACTCCGATCTGGAAGCTTTGGTGCGCAATCAGGTAGCGATGATGAAAGACCGGTTTGAACTGGATTACCTCCACGTCAGCACCGGAAATTCGACGATCCCCACCGCCACCGTGCGCTTGAAGGCCGACGGCGCTCTAGTGGAAGAAGCAGCCTGCGGCGATGGTCCCATCGATGCCATTTACAATGCGATCGACCGGATTACCGGAATTAAGGTGAAACTGGACGAATACAGCATTAAAGCGGTGACCTCGGGTCAGGATGCCCTGGGTGAGAGCACCGTAAAGGTCCGCGAGGACGGCCATGCTTACGTGGGACGCGGGCTTTCCACCGACATTATCGAGGCCAGTACCCTTGCCTATCTTCACGCGGTCAATAAGATTGCCGAGAAGTTAAAATGGGCCGAAGTATCGAACGGCTAA
- a CDS encoding PSP1 domain-containing protein: MINIVGVRFKQAGKIYYFDPAELEVQAGANVIVETVRGVEFGQVIVGPRLVPDEKVTQPLKKVLRLATAEDEVQLRENHEKEQKAFGICQEKIAKHNLEMKLVDVEYTFDRSKIIFYFTADGRVDFRELVKDLATVFKTRIELRQIGVRDEAKMLGGLGPCGRPLCCATFLGEFEPVSIKMAKEQNLSLNPVKISGICSRLMCCLRYESSSYRDTKADLPLTGSRVRVDGREGKIVETHQAKESLLVQFGDGSRKEVLLAEVEEILLDNGASEKKSPDPGDKNV; encoded by the coding sequence ATGATTAATATTGTGGGAGTCCGTTTCAAACAAGCGGGCAAGATTTATTATTTTGATCCGGCGGAACTGGAGGTGCAAGCCGGGGCGAATGTGATCGTCGAGACGGTGCGGGGGGTCGAATTCGGCCAGGTGATCGTCGGTCCGCGGCTGGTGCCGGATGAAAAAGTAACCCAGCCGCTGAAGAAGGTACTCCGGCTGGCCACCGCCGAGGATGAAGTCCAGCTTCGCGAGAATCATGAGAAGGAACAGAAGGCCTTCGGCATCTGCCAGGAGAAGATCGCCAAGCACAATCTGGAGATGAAACTGGTCGACGTCGAGTATACCTTCGACCGGAGCAAGATTATCTTTTATTTCACCGCGGACGGCCGGGTCGATTTTCGGGAGTTGGTCAAGGATCTGGCCACAGTCTTTAAGACCCGGATCGAGCTGCGCCAGATCGGCGTGCGGGACGAGGCCAAAATGCTGGGAGGACTCGGCCCGTGCGGCCGGCCGCTCTGCTGCGCCACGTTCCTGGGCGAATTTGAGCCGGTCTCGATTAAGATGGCCAAGGAGCAAAACCTTTCCTTGAATCCGGTCAAGATCTCCGGCATCTGCTCGCGTTTGATGTGTTGTTTGCGGTATGAATCATCCAGCTACCGGGATACCAAGGCCGACCTGCCATTGACCGGGAGCCGGGTCCGGGTCGACGGCCGCGAGGGCAAGATTGTCGAGACTCATCAGGCCAAGGAGTCGCTGTTAGTCCAGTTCGGGGATGGTTCCCGGAAAGAAGTGCTGCTGGCCGAGGTCGAGGAGATCCTGCTCGACAATGGCGCTAGTGAAAAGAAGAGCCCGGATCCGGGCGATAAAAATGTCTGA